The Elusimicrobiota bacterium region GGGGTATACCGCAATTATCGTTATTTTGATTATATTACAATACAAATATTGTGATGGCTAAAAATAATGTTTTGTCGGTTTAGCAGAATAACTGTGTAATTTGCACAGATAGTTTTACACATTCCTGCATTTTTTTGCACGGTATTATACAACAATACATACATATACATCATTTTTTGCGTATAAAGAATTTATACTCATCCTTTGTGAATTCAGTGAAAATAAGTATATTTCCTGTAGTATTACACCATGCGGGAATATCAAGCTTAGAACCGGGATCGTCAGCTATGAGTTCCAATACCTCACCGGATTTAAGTTTATCAATTTCCTGTTTAGTTTTCACTACAGGTAAAGGACAAAAAAGGCCTGTACAATCAAGTGTTTTATCAGGTTTGATATTGTCCATATGTATTGTTT contains the following coding sequences:
- a CDS encoding sulfurtransferase TusA family protein encodes the protein MDNIKPDKTLDCTGLFCPLPVVKTKQEIDKLKSGEVLELIADDPGSKLDIPAWCNTTGNILIFTEFTKDEYKFFIRKK